A genomic region of Streptomyces sp. R33 contains the following coding sequences:
- a CDS encoding MMPL family transporter produces MATFLYRLGRGAFRRRGLVALVWVALLFAAGFGAATASAPTSGSFSIPGTEAQKAFDVLDEKFPGMAADGATARIVVKAPAGASVNDPQYKTEVEKIVSGLKEGPGKAEVASVTDPYQAQAVSQDGSTAYVSVKYTVSGMELKDETRDALKDSGTAAQAAGLTVEIGGDALMTAPETGSGEIVGIMIAAIVLVITFGSLIAAGLPLLTALIGVGIGVSSITALANVLDLGSTTSTLAMMIGLAVGIDYALFIVSRYRVELAEGRERDEAAGRAAGTAGSAVVFAGLTVVIALVGLAVVNIPMLTKMGFAAAGTVVIAVLVALTLVPAILGFAGKKVLPAGKKSRLFGKGKPAAAEPKANGGTRWARFVLRRPVMVLLVAVIGLGAIAIPASKLEMGLPDDGAQPVSTTQRKAYDLLSEGFGPGFNGPLMVVVDGDKKLADDTEARIKGLEGVAAVTPPAPNEAGDASVITVIPKDRPSSVETENLVHTIRDGSGDDVLVTGATAMNIDFSQKMNDALLPYLALVVGLAFLLLMLVFRSVLVPLKAALGFLLSVVAALGAVVAVFQWGWLGSVFGVEQTGPIMSMMPIFMVGVVFGLAMDYEVFLVTRMREAYVHGERPGQAVVTGFQYSARVVVAAAVIMIAVFAGFIGASEQMIKMIGFGLAIAVLFDAFIVRMTIVPAVLALLGHKAWWLPRWLDRLLPNVDVEGESLRKHLEGAEGSPKADGPDKDRELVNA; encoded by the coding sequence GTGGCTACCTTCCTCTACCGACTCGGCAGGGGCGCCTTCCGGCGCCGCGGCCTCGTCGCCCTCGTCTGGGTGGCACTGCTGTTCGCCGCCGGCTTCGGCGCGGCGACGGCGTCCGCACCCACCTCCGGATCGTTCTCCATACCCGGCACGGAGGCCCAGAAGGCCTTCGACGTGCTGGACGAGAAGTTCCCGGGCATGGCCGCCGACGGCGCCACCGCCCGTATCGTCGTCAAGGCGCCCGCGGGCGCCTCGGTCAACGACCCGCAGTACAAGACCGAGGTCGAGAAGATCGTCTCCGGTCTGAAGGAGGGCCCGGGCAAGGCCGAGGTCGCCTCGGTCACCGATCCGTACCAGGCCCAGGCGGTGAGCCAGGACGGCTCCACCGCGTACGTGAGCGTCAAGTACACCGTCAGCGGCATGGAGCTGAAGGACGAGACGCGCGACGCGCTCAAGGACTCCGGCACAGCGGCCCAGGCCGCCGGGCTCACCGTCGAGATCGGCGGCGACGCCCTGATGACGGCTCCCGAGACGGGCTCCGGCGAGATCGTCGGCATCATGATCGCGGCGATCGTGCTGGTCATCACCTTCGGCTCGCTGATCGCGGCCGGGCTGCCGCTGCTGACCGCGCTGATCGGCGTGGGCATCGGCGTCTCCTCCATCACCGCGCTCGCCAACGTGCTGGACCTCGGCTCCACCACCTCCACCCTCGCGATGATGATCGGCCTCGCGGTCGGCATCGACTACGCCCTCTTCATCGTCTCCCGCTACCGCGTGGAGCTCGCCGAGGGCCGTGAGCGGGACGAGGCCGCGGGCCGCGCAGCCGGAACTGCAGGCTCCGCCGTCGTCTTCGCCGGTCTCACCGTGGTCATCGCCCTCGTGGGCCTGGCCGTGGTCAACATCCCGATGCTGACCAAGATGGGCTTCGCGGCCGCGGGCACCGTGGTCATCGCCGTCCTCGTCGCCCTGACGCTGGTCCCGGCCATCCTGGGCTTCGCGGGCAAGAAGGTCCTGCCGGCGGGCAAGAAGAGCAGGCTGTTCGGCAAGGGCAAGCCCGCCGCAGCCGAGCCGAAGGCCAACGGCGGCACCCGCTGGGCCAGGTTCGTGCTGCGCCGCCCGGTGATGGTGCTGCTCGTCGCCGTGATCGGCCTCGGCGCCATCGCGATCCCGGCGAGCAAGCTGGAGATGGGCCTGCCGGACGACGGCGCCCAGCCGGTCTCCACCACCCAGCGCAAGGCGTACGACCTGCTGTCGGAGGGCTTCGGCCCGGGCTTCAACGGCCCGCTGATGGTGGTCGTCGACGGCGACAAGAAGCTCGCCGACGACACGGAGGCCCGGATCAAGGGCCTGGAGGGCGTGGCCGCGGTCACCCCGCCGGCCCCGAACGAGGCGGGCGACGCCTCGGTCATCACCGTGATCCCGAAGGACCGGCCGTCCTCCGTGGAGACCGAGAACCTGGTCCACACGATCCGCGACGGCAGCGGGGACGACGTCCTCGTCACCGGCGCCACCGCGATGAACATCGACTTCTCGCAGAAGATGAACGACGCGCTGCTGCCCTACCTGGCGCTCGTGGTCGGCCTCGCCTTCCTGCTGCTGATGCTGGTCTTCCGCTCCGTCCTGGTTCCGCTCAAGGCGGCCCTCGGCTTCCTGCTCTCGGTGGTCGCCGCCCTCGGCGCGGTCGTCGCGGTCTTCCAGTGGGGCTGGCTCGGTTCGGTCTTCGGGGTGGAGCAGACCGGCCCGATCATGTCGATGATGCCGATCTTCATGGTGGGTGTCGTCTTCGGCCTGGCCATGGACTACGAGGTCTTCCTCGTCACCCGCATGCGTGAGGCGTACGTCCACGGCGAGCGCCCGGGCCAGGCCGTGGTGACCGGCTTCCAGTACAGCGCCCGGGTGGTCGTGGCGGCCGCCGTCATCATGATCGCGGTGTTCGCGGGCTTCATCGGCGCCAGCGAGCAGATGATCAAGATGATCGGCTTCGGTCTGGCGATCGCCGTCCTCTTCGACGCCTTCATCGTCCGTATGACGATCGTCCCGGCGGTGCTCGCACTGCTCGGCCACAAGGCCTGGTGGCTGCCGCGCTGGCTGGACCGGCTGCTGCCCAACGTCGACGTGGAGGGCGAGAGCCTGCGCAAGCACCTCGAGGGTGCGGAGGGGTCCCCGAAGGCGGACGGTCCGGACAAGGACCGCGAGCTGGTCAACGCCTGA
- a CDS encoding SsgA family sporulation/cell division regulator, which yields MSATAENPPASAATAVATAVAAAVEERVTARVITDDPLFRKIPVALRFAPAEPLAVRIVFPSGLSPEGTENEWVFPRALLEAGLQAPTGTGDVRVWPCGRVQAVVEFHSPEGVAVIQFDIAALRRFLRRTNAPVTR from the coding sequence GTGTCAGCCACCGCCGAGAATCCCCCGGCCTCAGCCGCCACCGCCGTCGCCACCGCCGTAGCCGCCGCCGTCGAGGAGCGCGTCACCGCCCGCGTGATCACCGACGACCCGCTCTTCCGGAAGATCCCCGTCGCCCTGCGCTTCGCCCCCGCCGAGCCGCTCGCCGTACGGATCGTCTTCCCCTCCGGGCTCTCCCCCGAGGGCACCGAAAACGAGTGGGTCTTCCCCCGGGCCCTCCTCGAGGCGGGCCTCCAGGCCCCGACCGGCACCGGCGACGTACGCGTCTGGCCCTGCGGCCGCGTCCAGGCGGTCGTCGAGTTCCACTCCCCCGAGGGCGTCGCGGTGATCCAGTTCGACATCGCCGCGCTGCGCCGTTTCCTGCGCCGTACGAACGCCCCCGTCACCCGGTAG
- a CDS encoding energy-coupling factor ABC transporter permease, whose protein sequence is MHVPDGFIDAPVSIAAGVAAAGAVAVSLRGARRELDERAAPLAGLVAAFIFAVQMLNFPVAAGTSGHLLGGALAAILVGPWTGVLCVSVVLLMQGVLFADGGLTALGVNVVTMGVVTVVVAYAVFRGLLKLLPDTRRSVTVAAFAGALLSVPGAAVMFTLLYALGGTTDVPLGKVFTAMVGVHVLIGIGEAVITAVTVGAVLAVRPDLVHGARGLAAPLKLRVGGELVDAPAAAPAAVPPAVAARSAKPVWITGLVTALVLAGFVSFYASASPDGLEKVAADKGIDQNVKEHAAAGSPLADYGVKDVDDARLSGGLAGVIGVGATVAVGTGIFWTVRRRRAQDLTAASTTAV, encoded by the coding sequence ATGCATGTGCCCGACGGCTTCATCGACGCCCCCGTGTCCATCGCCGCAGGTGTCGCCGCCGCAGGCGCCGTGGCCGTCAGCCTCCGCGGCGCCCGCCGGGAGCTCGACGAGCGGGCGGCGCCGCTCGCCGGACTCGTCGCCGCGTTCATCTTCGCCGTCCAGATGCTGAACTTCCCGGTCGCCGCCGGCACCAGCGGGCACCTGCTGGGAGGGGCGCTCGCCGCGATCCTCGTCGGCCCCTGGACGGGTGTGCTGTGCGTGTCCGTGGTGCTGCTCATGCAGGGCGTCCTGTTCGCCGACGGCGGGCTGACCGCCCTCGGCGTCAACGTCGTGACCATGGGCGTCGTGACCGTGGTCGTCGCCTACGCCGTCTTCCGCGGGCTGCTGAAGCTCCTGCCGGACACCCGCCGCTCGGTCACCGTCGCCGCCTTCGCCGGAGCACTGCTCTCGGTGCCCGGCGCGGCCGTCATGTTCACCCTCCTGTACGCCCTCGGCGGGACCACCGACGTCCCGCTCGGCAAGGTGTTCACCGCCATGGTCGGCGTGCACGTGCTGATCGGCATCGGCGAGGCCGTCATCACCGCCGTGACCGTGGGCGCCGTACTGGCCGTACGGCCGGACCTGGTGCACGGCGCGCGCGGACTGGCCGCGCCGCTGAAGCTCCGCGTCGGCGGCGAGCTGGTCGACGCCCCGGCTGCCGCTCCGGCCGCGGTGCCCCCGGCCGTGGCCGCCCGGTCGGCGAAGCCCGTGTGGATCACCGGCCTGGTCACCGCCCTCGTACTGGCCGGCTTCGTCTCCTTCTACGCCTCCGCCAGCCCGGACGGCCTCGAGAAGGTCGCCGCCGACAAGGGCATCGACCAGAACGTGAAGGAGCACGCCGCCGCCGGCTCCCCGCTCGCCGACTACGGCGTCAAGGACGTCGACGACGCCCGCCTCTCCGGCGGCCTCGCCGGTGTCATCGGCGTCGGAGCGACCGTCGCCGTCGGCACCGGGATCTTCTGGACCGTGCGCCGCCGACGCGCGCAGGACCTGACGGCCGCCTCGACCACGGCGGTCTGA
- the cbiQ gene encoding cobalt ECF transporter T component CbiQ → MGAGHAHKLYRHGHSPVHALPPHCKLAAAFAFVVVVVSTPREAVWAFGLYAVLLAAVAAAARIPAGFLLRRLLIEVPFVAFAVLMPFVAQGERVEVLGMSLSVSGLWGAWNVLAKGTLGVAASVLLASTTELRALLLGLQQLKLPPLLVQIASFMIRYGDVITDELRRMSIARRSRGFEARGIRHWGVLAKTAGALFIRSYERGERVHLAMVSRGYAGSMPVIDEVVATRAQWAYAAVLPAAALAVCLMGWTL, encoded by the coding sequence ATGGGCGCGGGTCACGCCCACAAGCTCTACCGGCACGGGCACTCGCCGGTCCACGCGCTGCCGCCGCACTGCAAGCTGGCCGCGGCCTTCGCCTTCGTCGTGGTCGTCGTGTCCACCCCGCGCGAGGCGGTGTGGGCCTTCGGGCTGTACGCCGTCCTCCTGGCGGCGGTCGCGGCCGCGGCCCGTATCCCGGCAGGGTTCCTGCTGCGGCGGCTGCTGATCGAGGTCCCGTTCGTGGCCTTCGCCGTGCTCATGCCGTTCGTGGCGCAGGGCGAGCGGGTGGAGGTGCTCGGGATGTCGCTCAGCGTCTCCGGACTGTGGGGCGCCTGGAACGTGCTGGCCAAGGGCACGCTCGGGGTGGCCGCGTCCGTCCTGCTCGCCTCGACCACCGAACTGCGGGCGCTGCTGCTCGGGCTCCAGCAGCTGAAGCTGCCGCCGCTGCTGGTGCAGATCGCCTCCTTCATGATCCGGTACGGCGACGTGATCACCGACGAGCTGCGGCGGATGTCGATCGCCCGGCGCTCGCGCGGGTTCGAGGCCCGCGGCATCCGGCACTGGGGGGTGCTGGCCAAGACCGCCGGAGCCCTTTTCATCCGCTCCTACGAACGCGGTGAGCGGGTCCACCTCGCGATGGTCAGCCGCGGCTACGCCGGCTCGATGCCGGTGATCGACGAAGTCGTGGCCACCCGCGCCCAGTGGGCGTACGCGGCCGTACTCCCGGCGGCGGCGCTCGCCGTCTGTCTGATGGGATGGACCCTGTGA
- a CDS encoding energy-coupling factor ABC transporter ATP-binding protein has protein sequence MDPVTAVTPAPSLEVSGLAYAYPDGHQALFGVDLTVGQGERVALLGPNGAGKTTLVLHLNGILGGGVGTVMVAGLPVEKRNFAEIRRRVGIVFQDPDDQLFMPTVREDVAFGPAAAGMRGAELETRVREALEQVGMEAFADRPPHHLSFGQRRRVAVATVLAMRPEILVLDEPSSNLDPASRRELADILRSLDVTVLMVTHDLPYALELCPRAVILSEGVIAGDGRTQDLLCDEELMRAHRLELPFGFDPRTPSLTQPSH, from the coding sequence ATGGACCCTGTGACTGCTGTGACTCCCGCGCCTTCCCTCGAGGTCTCCGGCCTCGCGTACGCCTACCCGGACGGGCACCAGGCCCTCTTCGGGGTGGACCTGACCGTCGGACAGGGCGAGCGGGTGGCGCTGCTCGGCCCGAACGGAGCCGGCAAGACCACGCTGGTGCTGCACCTCAACGGCATCCTCGGCGGCGGGGTCGGCACGGTGATGGTGGCCGGGCTGCCGGTCGAGAAGCGGAACTTCGCCGAGATCCGGCGCCGGGTCGGCATCGTCTTCCAGGACCCGGACGACCAGCTGTTCATGCCGACCGTGCGCGAGGACGTGGCCTTCGGTCCGGCGGCCGCCGGGATGCGGGGCGCGGAGCTGGAGACGCGGGTCCGCGAGGCGCTGGAGCAGGTCGGCATGGAGGCCTTCGCGGACCGGCCGCCGCACCACCTGTCGTTCGGGCAGCGCCGCCGGGTCGCGGTGGCGACCGTACTGGCCATGCGGCCGGAGATCCTGGTCCTGGACGAGCCCTCGTCCAACCTGGACCCGGCGTCGCGGCGCGAGCTCGCGGACATCCTGCGCTCGCTGGACGTGACGGTGCTGATGGTGACCCACGACCTGCCGTACGCGCTGGAGCTGTGCCCGCGCGCGGTGATCCTCAGCGAGGGCGTCATCGCGGGTGACGGGCGCACGCAGGACCTGCTGTGCGACGAGGAGCTGATGCGGGCCCACCGGCTGGAGCTCCCGTTCGGCTTCGACCCGCGCACGCCCTCCCTGACGCAGCCTTCGCACTGA
- a CDS encoding serine hydrolase domain-containing protein, translated as MDVNGTVTEGFEAVRDAFVRNFEVLGDRGAAVAVYRDGRKVVDLWAGPKDVEAGDADGGDGGEPWAAGTAQVVRSATKGVAAVVPLLLHQRGLLDLDAPVAAYWPEFKAGGKERTLVRDLLAHRAGVPALDTALTLAEAVDGLSGARAVAEQQAFWEPGSAHGYHAQTYSWLLSELVLRVTGASLGQWLAQEVTGPRGLEFWIGLPQAETARVGRVGPVDPPQTAGGLRTRPRRNVSEAWADPSSLTRRAFAAITPLPDENDPAFRAAELPASAGTGTARGLAGLYAALLGDTQDGTRLFTPETARLAGTELSSGPDRVLVVNTRFGPGYMLHSPASPLLSPASFGHPGRGGSLGFADPEAGIGFGYVTNAHAKSVTADPRAQALVRAVRSAL; from the coding sequence GTGGACGTCAACGGGACCGTGACGGAGGGCTTCGAGGCCGTCCGGGACGCTTTCGTACGCAACTTCGAGGTGCTCGGGGACCGGGGCGCGGCGGTGGCCGTGTACCGGGACGGCCGGAAGGTCGTGGACCTGTGGGCGGGCCCGAAGGACGTCGAGGCCGGTGACGCGGACGGCGGCGACGGCGGCGAGCCGTGGGCGGCCGGGACCGCGCAGGTGGTGCGCTCGGCCACCAAGGGCGTGGCCGCCGTCGTACCGCTGCTGCTGCACCAGCGCGGGCTGCTGGACCTGGATGCACCCGTGGCGGCGTACTGGCCGGAGTTCAAGGCGGGCGGCAAGGAGCGGACGCTGGTCCGGGACCTGCTCGCGCACCGGGCCGGGGTGCCGGCGCTGGACACTGCGCTGACCCTCGCCGAGGCGGTGGACGGGCTCTCCGGGGCGCGTGCGGTCGCCGAGCAGCAGGCCTTCTGGGAGCCGGGCTCCGCGCACGGCTACCACGCGCAGACGTACAGCTGGCTGCTGTCGGAGCTGGTGCTGCGGGTGACCGGGGCATCGCTCGGGCAGTGGTTGGCGCAGGAGGTCACGGGACCCCGGGGGCTGGAGTTCTGGATCGGCCTGCCGCAGGCGGAGACCGCGCGCGTCGGCCGGGTCGGCCCGGTGGACCCGCCGCAGACGGCGGGGGGTCTTCGGACGCGCCCCCGGAGAAACGTTTCGGAGGCCTGGGCGGACCCGTCCTCGCTGACCCGGCGGGCGTTCGCGGCGATCACCCCGCTGCCGGACGAGAACGACCCGGCGTTCCGGGCGGCCGAACTCCCGGCGTCGGCGGGCACCGGCACGGCACGTGGCCTGGCCGGCCTGTACGCGGCCCTGCTGGGCGACACGCAGGACGGCACGCGGCTGTTCACCCCGGAGACGGCCCGGCTGGCGGGGACGGAGCTCTCGTCCGGGCCGGACCGGGTGCTGGTGGTCAACACGCGCTTCGGCCCCGGCTACATGCTGCACAGCCCGGCCTCGCCGCTGCTGTCCCCGGCGTCGTTCGGGCACCCGGGGCGGGGCGGCTCGCTGGGGTTCGCGGATCCGGAGGCGGGGATCGGCTTCGGCTACGTGACGAACGCCCACGCCAAGTCGGTCACCGCCGACCCCCGGGCCCAGGCCCTGGTGCGGGCCGTCCGGTCCGCACTCTGA
- a CDS encoding penicillin-binding transpeptidase domain-containing protein has translation MNGAAKGAIVGGVFLAMVGGAGYGVYALVGESGDGGDDGKDRGSAVRAEEGSGPVTDKEAAQTAKAFFAAWAAGDAHAAAELTNNVQAAQTAVADYRAKAHVSKAVITPGPQTGTTIPFGVAAEVTYEGATKPLAYESKLTVVRGVTSGKPLVDWQASVIHPQLQKDEKLRAGAPAAPPVKAVDRNGEELSAEKYPSLRPVLDQLRQTYGGKVGGKAGAELWIEPAAQDAPKRTLLTLVEGEPSTLKTYLDAKVQAAAEKAVAKYPESSVVAVQPSNGHILAVANNRKDGFNAAMEGRRAPGSTWKVVTAAMLIDRGKAAADQPAECTKDAVWGGRTFHNLKNFELPGANFATSFAKSCNTAFIKQIDDVDDDSALAKEAREVFGLGLDNWKTGIRSADGQVPEAKGAEAAAEYIGQGRITMNPLNVASFTATARSGVFHQPLLVSPELDGRPVAQAARQMKPSVQQQLVRMMKLTATSGTAAQAMSSVDGSDKGAKTGSAEVDGAGSPDSWFTGFSRDVAAAAMVEAGGHGGDAAGPIVATVLNAS, from the coding sequence GTGAACGGGGCGGCGAAGGGTGCCATCGTCGGCGGGGTGTTTCTCGCGATGGTCGGCGGAGCCGGGTACGGGGTGTACGCGCTGGTCGGTGAAAGCGGCGACGGCGGCGACGACGGCAAGGACCGCGGCTCCGCCGTCCGGGCCGAGGAGGGCAGCGGGCCGGTCACCGACAAGGAGGCCGCGCAGACCGCGAAGGCCTTCTTCGCCGCGTGGGCGGCCGGGGACGCGCACGCGGCCGCGGAGCTGACGAACAACGTGCAGGCCGCGCAGACCGCCGTGGCCGACTACCGGGCGAAGGCCCACGTGTCCAAGGCCGTGATCACTCCGGGGCCGCAGACGGGTACGACCATCCCGTTCGGCGTCGCCGCGGAGGTCACGTACGAGGGCGCCACCAAGCCGCTCGCGTACGAGTCGAAGCTGACCGTCGTGCGGGGCGTGACCAGCGGGAAGCCGCTCGTCGACTGGCAGGCGTCGGTGATCCACCCGCAGCTGCAGAAGGACGAGAAGCTGCGCGCGGGCGCCCCGGCGGCTCCGCCGGTCAAGGCCGTGGACCGCAACGGCGAGGAGCTGAGCGCCGAGAAGTACCCCTCGCTGCGGCCGGTCCTCGACCAGCTGCGCCAGACGTACGGCGGCAAGGTGGGCGGAAAGGCCGGGGCCGAGCTGTGGATCGAACCGGCCGCGCAGGACGCGCCGAAGCGGACCCTGCTGACGCTGGTGGAGGGCGAGCCGAGCACGCTGAAGACGTACCTGGACGCCAAGGTGCAGGCGGCGGCCGAGAAGGCCGTCGCCAAGTACCCGGAGTCCTCGGTGGTCGCCGTCCAGCCGAGCAACGGGCACATCCTGGCCGTGGCCAACAACCGCAAGGACGGCTTCAACGCGGCGATGGAGGGGCGGCGGGCGCCCGGCTCGACGTGGAAGGTCGTGACGGCGGCGATGCTGATCGACCGGGGCAAGGCGGCGGCCGACCAGCCGGCGGAGTGCACGAAGGACGCCGTCTGGGGCGGCCGCACCTTCCACAACCTGAAGAACTTCGAACTGCCGGGCGCGAACTTCGCGACCAGCTTCGCGAAGTCCTGCAACACCGCCTTCATCAAGCAGATCGACGACGTCGACGACGACTCGGCTCTGGCGAAGGAGGCCCGGGAGGTCTTCGGCCTCGGGCTGGACAACTGGAAGACGGGCATCCGCTCGGCCGACGGCCAGGTGCCGGAGGCGAAGGGCGCGGAGGCGGCCGCCGAGTACATCGGGCAGGGCCGGATCACCATGAACCCGCTGAACGTGGCCTCGTTCACGGCCACCGCCCGCAGCGGCGTCTTCCACCAGCCTCTGCTCGTCTCGCCGGAACTCGACGGGCGGCCGGTCGCGCAGGCGGCGCGGCAGATGAAGCCTTCGGTCCAGCAGCAGCTGGTCCGGATGATGAAACTGACGGCCACCAGCGGCACGGCGGCCCAGGCGATGAGCTCGGTGGACGGCTCCGACAAGGGGGCGAAGACCGGCTCGGCGGAGGTCGACGGCGCGGGCAGCCCGGACAGCTGGTTCACGGGCTTCAGCCGGGACGTGGCCGCGGCGGCGATGGTCGAGGCCGGCGGCCACGGCGGCGACGCGGCGGGCCCGATCGTGGCGACGGTCCTGAACGCCTCCTGA
- a CDS encoding alpha/beta hydrolase — protein sequence MATSSLLPAPVLEPEAQELVDSTKPHPRLYEVPPENGREILDDLQAGQGVVKPAVDEEWASIDAGRYGQVRARIIRPQGAAKTLPVVLYIHGAGWVFGDENTHDRLVRELATGADAAVVFPVYDLAPEAKYPTQIEQNYAVGKWLAQNGEERNLDASRMAVCGDSVGGNMSAVFALMAKERGDVRLAAQVLLYPVTDANFDTSSYEQFADGYYLTRDGMKWFWDAYTTDPEQRAEIYASPLRADIEQLRGLPPTLVITDEADVLRDEGEAYAAKLREAGVDVTAVRVLGMVHDFLMLDSLRDSKATVVARTMAVEALRRALHE from the coding sequence ATGGCTACTTCTTCGCTGCTCCCGGCACCGGTCCTGGAGCCCGAGGCCCAGGAACTGGTGGATTCCACGAAGCCGCACCCGCGCCTGTACGAAGTCCCGCCGGAGAACGGCCGGGAGATCCTTGACGATCTGCAGGCGGGCCAGGGGGTCGTCAAGCCCGCGGTGGACGAGGAGTGGGCGAGCATCGACGCAGGCCGATACGGCCAGGTCCGAGCCCGGATCATCCGCCCCCAGGGGGCGGCGAAAACCCTCCCGGTGGTTTTGTACATCCACGGCGCCGGATGGGTGTTCGGCGACGAGAACACCCACGACCGACTGGTCCGGGAACTGGCGACCGGAGCGGATGCCGCGGTGGTCTTCCCGGTCTACGACCTGGCCCCCGAGGCGAAATATCCCACTCAGATCGAGCAGAACTACGCGGTCGGAAAGTGGCTCGCCCAGAACGGCGAGGAGCGAAACCTCGACGCCTCCCGGATGGCGGTCTGCGGCGATTCGGTGGGCGGCAACATGTCCGCCGTCTTCGCGCTGATGGCCAAGGAGCGCGGCGATGTTCGACTGGCGGCCCAGGTGCTGCTGTACCCGGTCACCGATGCCAACTTCGACACCTCTTCGTACGAGCAGTTCGCCGATGGCTACTACCTCACCCGTGACGGGATGAAGTGGTTCTGGGACGCCTACACCACTGACCCCGAACAGCGCGCCGAGATCTACGCCTCACCCCTGCGCGCCGACATCGAGCAACTCCGTGGTCTTCCCCCCACCTTGGTCATCACCGATGAGGCCGATGTGCTGCGTGACGAAGGCGAGGCGTACGCAGCCAAGCTGCGCGAGGCGGGAGTGGACGTCACGGCGGTACGGGTGCTGGGGATGGTCCATGACTTCCTCATGCTCGACAGCCTCCGCGACTCCAAAGCGACCGTTGTCGCACGCACGATGGCCGTCGAAGCGCTGCGCCGAGCACTCCACGAATAA